Proteins from a single region of Apium graveolens cultivar Ventura chromosome 7, ASM990537v1, whole genome shotgun sequence:
- the LOC141673826 gene encoding uncharacterized protein LOC141673826 translates to MDFDLDSSYFNHALRALCFTPDSTWESRCALFQSLGFSNHEILSMFKKMPGLMLYNKKTITGKMEFFLNKLQWTPFRLSSYPSVLGYSLEKRTIPRCSVLEVLVSKSNTSESYMLSTILAMTDRKFIINFVTPYKDKVPGVVEAYQGMLRFDEYTFK, encoded by the coding sequence ATGGATTTTGATCTCGACTCTTCGTATTTTAATCATGCGTTACGGGCATTGTGTTTTACCCCCGACTCAACTTGGGAATCTAGATGTGCGTTGTTTCAAAGCTTGGGTTTCTCCAATCATGAGATACTTTCCATGTTTAAGAAAATGCCTGGACTAATGCTTTATAATAAGAAGACAATTACTGGAAAAATGGAATTCTTTCTGAATAAATTGCAGTGGACACCGTTTAGGCTGTCAAGTTACCCATCTGTTCTCGGTTATAGCTTAGAGAAGAGGACTATCCCCAGATGTTCAGTTCTGGAAGTTTTGGTCTCAAAATCCAACACTAGTGAGAGCTACATGTTATCGACAATATTGGCGATGACTGATAGAAAATTCATCATAAACTTTGTAACTCCGTATAAAGATAAAGTTCCTGGTGTAGTGGAGGCGTACCAAGGGATGTTGAGATTTGATGAATACACTTTCAAATAG